The nucleotide window tgaattcttcaaatttaatttttcttaaattggaaataaaaattaatttaaaatttgaaatgtatttgtttttaattaaaagataagatatcttAAAGAGTTTTAAGATTATTCggttgatttaaaaatttttaaaaagatagaattaaaattttgttatcttttttgggtatatatatgtgttcaagccgactaaatttttatatgttgacaaattattttaaatatttgccTTTCAACTAAGTCTACTTGTAATATATTCTTCCGTTGGTAATAATCATGGATATTCCTTCTAAAGAAGATATAGTGGGGGTCTCCAATGATGCATGTAACACACAGAATATGTCACTGGACTGTGATGTTATCAAAGTTGATTTTGGTGACCAACTTGGAACTACAATTCCTAGTGCTAACGTAAGATGATTTTGGTGACCAACTTGGAACTACAATTCCTAGTGCTAAGGTAAGACTTAATGGGTTTTTAATTTCTAGTATAATGTATTAcgagtaatttaaaattttatgttttttattttctacaggATGACCAAGTTATTTTTGACGATGTTATTCAAAGCGAGAATCTAAATAAAGTTCAAGAATTGTCTAGTAAAGTGGACAATGTCCTCTCTAGCATGGAGGTAATTTGATGTGACAAAcagtaattaatatatattatgtaaaaTAAGTTATTTATTATAACCTTTTTTACCATTCTTTTTTGCAGTCAATGAGAGTTGTAAACATTGCTCGGGACGtgataattgataaaatccTTGAATCTGTAAGCCGCATTGAGACAATGATATCACAACTCAGTCTGAACAATGATTCCGAGACTCCGACCAAGCTCTCTGTACAAAACACACATCCAATCTCAAGATTGAAGGCTAAGAGTTCGGCTATTGATATTCATACGGCTATATCAGACGATGAGGATGATCTTACTGTACTGGATCATATGTCTTTCACCCACGATGATCCGTTCCACATCAAGATCAATATGGACAAACCAGTATCTCCAACTATAAGATCCgcaccaaaaaagaaaaatatgtcaAAGGTATATGCATGTATAGTAAAATTTCATAACTCTTATTATTTGATATTCTTAacatgataataaaaatatactgaaCTGTTTTTTTTAGGGTAAGAGCATTATGGGGACGCAGAAAAAATTACCGTTCACTCACCCGGGCGGAATTAGAAAGCCAAAGATTGAGCCCAAATCAGTCAATAAATCGAAGGCGTCTTATGCACTGAGCCAACCCACAAAAGACTATAGAAGAGctgtttatttcttttccatTACCAGCGTAATTACCACTTAAATTATATAGTTTCTTATGGGCACTGCTAATTATTACATTTAGTGATGAATTGCTAAtacttttgtattaaaatttgtaGTCAATGCAGTGTCAATTTATGCCAACTCCAACCATG belongs to Arachis duranensis cultivar V14167 chromosome 8, aradu.V14167.gnm2.J7QH, whole genome shotgun sequence and includes:
- the LOC127741215 gene encoding uncharacterized protein LOC127741215 yields the protein MDIPSKEDIVGVSNDACNTQNMSLDCDVIKVDFGDQLGTTIPSANDDQVIFDDVIQSENLNKVQELSSKVDNVLSSMESMRVVNIARDVIIDKILESVSRIETMISQLSLNNDSETPTKLSVQNTHPISRLKAKSSAIDIHTAISDDEDDLTVLDHMSFTHDDPFHIKINMDKPVSPTIRSAPKKKNMSKGKSIMGTQKKLPFTHPGGIRKPKIEPKSVNKSKASYALSQPTKDYRRAVYFFSITSSMQCQFMPTPTMRLLEDQIKACAYIFSASLDPSEELVVTNIIRATRSDVAHFIPDRPITDKILELAALKCTDDQSDVSFKTTWQLPPRFVVDVFNKKDLKKKMEDYIYKFM